In the genome of Bacteroidales bacterium, one region contains:
- the raiA gene encoding ribosome-associated translation inhibitor RaiA — MKINVTSVHFDADKKLLDFINKKVVKLQQFDERILGAEIILKLENNMEQGNKIVEIRLEVPGNDLFARRQSKTFEEAVTEAIDALRNQVIKTKEKKRS, encoded by the coding sequence ATGAAAATCAATGTAACTTCGGTACATTTCGATGCCGATAAAAAGCTTCTCGATTTCATTAATAAAAAGGTGGTAAAACTTCAGCAGTTTGATGAACGCATTCTGGGTGCTGAAATCATACTGAAGCTTGAGAATAATATGGAGCAGGGGAACAAAATTGTTGAAATCCGCCTTGAGGTCCCCGGAAATGATCTTTTTGCCCGCCGGCAGTCCAAAACATTTGAAGAGGCTGTTACTGAGGCAATTGATGCTCTTCGAAATCAGGTTATCAAAACAAAGGAGAAAAAGCGTTCATAA